GTGATCATGTTCTTCACGTAGTCCGCGTGCCCCGGGCAGTCCACGTGCGCGTAGTGACGCGTGTCCGACTCGTACTCCACGTGCGACGTCGAAATCGTGATACCGCGCGCCTTCTCTTCCGGCGCCTTGTCGATCATGTCGAACGCCTGCGCCTCGCCACCGTACTTCTTCGCCTGGCACAGCGTCAGCGCCGCCGTCAGCGTCGTCTTGCCGTGGTCCACGTGACCGATCGTCCCAACGTTCACGTGAGACTTCGTGCGCTCGAATTTTGCTTTGGCCATGTCGTTGCTTCCTGAGACTGATAGTGAGTGCGGACAGCGCGGCGACGCTTAGGCCGCGTCCTGCTTGATAAGGGCGGCGGCGACGCTGGCGGGCGCCTCGTCGTACTTCTTGAATTCCATCGAATAGGTGGCCCGGCCCTGGCTCATCGAGCGCAGGGTGGTCGAGTAGCCGAACATCTCGGAGAGCGGCACCTCGGCCTCGATGACCTTGCCGGAGGGGCTGTCCTCGTTGCCCTGCACCAGACCGCGGCGCTTCGAGAGGTCGCCCATGACGTCGCCCATGTAATCCTCGGGCGTGACGACCTCGACCTTCATGATGGGTTCGAGGATCACCGGCGTCGCCTTGCGCGCGCCCTCCTTGAAGCCCATCGAGGCGGCGATCTTGAAGGCCATCTCGCTGGAGTCGACGTCGTGGTATGACCCGTCGAACAGCGTGACCTTCACGTCGACCACCGGATAGCCGCCGATGACACCGTTCTGCATCTGCTCCTGGATACCCTTGTCCACCGAGTTGATGTAGTCCTTCGGCACGACGCCGCCGACGATGCTGTTGACGAACTCGTAGCCGGCACCGGCCTCCTGCGGCTCGATGCGCAGCCAGACGTGGCCGTACTGACCGCGACCGCCGGACTGACGGACGAACTTGCCCTCAGCCTCGACCTGGGTCTTGATGGTCTCGCGGTACGCGACCTGCGGCTGGCCGATGTTGGCCTCGACGCCGAACTCGCGCTTGAGGCGATCGATCAGCACCTCGAGGTGCAGCTCGCCCATGCCGGAGATGATGGTCTGGCCAGACTCCTCGTCGGT
This DNA window, taken from Algiphilus sp., encodes the following:
- a CDS encoding GTP-binding protein, with protein sequence MAKAKFERTKSHVNVGTIGHVDHGKTTLTAALTLCQAKKYGGEAQAFDMIDKAPEEKARGITISTSHVEYESDTRHYAHVDCPGHADYVKNMIT